The following proteins are encoded in a genomic region of Anabas testudineus chromosome 13, fAnaTes1.2, whole genome shotgun sequence:
- the numa1 gene encoding nuclear mitotic apparatus protein 1 isoform X2, protein MTINLGVKALLAWVNSIKLSDHEMTMDDLHDGTVLLKLVYMLKKQPSPCFTNSEDRFQLIADFVDRDCRFGAAKGTSLSWDNIRNGTNLTIEIAKVLLLLVYHDMMNDRSTLNMLDCDVEREIANLTGSYVMESEGCVYLSNGLDAYLARRHLPVCREIFERSATTSSSNMSTISSVSDDESPVFHRTHKITFVDMQTVASSSVSKSPLQDIMNTPKFQLRKMQRQMIKDRDYRDSLERELSSKLALISQRESHISQLQYRLDKLKEEQSDQEQLTRDQISELEMKNNTLQMRLNEMLKQNKDLKSTSSLMERKVDELTDENGVLSSQVRTVYSQLATFEAEVGRLTESQASAQEEWRNKTSHLQSELNQATAQKDLLTEQIQILQGKISCLEDEISRATREEVGENMGPIMEREMFETEINNLKNELESAFSSLKRAEVEIQVKSQQLADYGQQITQQKEHLEQQKLKTEEIIQAKDEILDKLQKEIAEQRAVLQQEIQDLHLKLEQAEQQRTEQMTRLQQHIAACEQEIDKLKKIKKEKEDLLNQTEEKVKDLETKLSAASSLLADKEEQIKSLREEVDILTDETKKTKEEIQIKDEMLTSLSLEKSNEQKVLHNHIQTLTVQVDDLSSSLKQAEQKIQMEQDLLAKTQQEHVQQRESLQQKIVSCEEKVQMLNVEIQVKNEQLVKLQNDTAQQSELMEQEIHDLKGHLESLNISLANAKEQIEAQQAMLTKQEQESAHQKELLQEQLSASEECVRSMKEEIQTKEEEMNALKNQSSEQAEVLNQEIQDLKKQVDGLGTSLKAAEETLQTKENQFTEQQLQSSQQMEELQTQMMASQDEVRRLKAEINAKEEQLVQLKTETSTHSGLFQEEIERLTKQIQNMESSLQIAKEQVQAKEDLMAKQEHESTLQIEALKEQSVVLEENINQLKEKIQTKESEVAVLKVESHKETEMLQNEIQTLKDQMQSLSESLKTSTKQVQAQEELLAQKDLEISQEKETFKTMIAASEGEIAKLKEQIHIKEEQLVTLKNESGVNSDMLQQEISSLKNELDKTSHSLTEAEERVQAQLVMLNDQEQESAHQKELLQEQLSASEECVRSMKEEIQTKEEEMNLLKNQSSEQAEVLNQEIRDLKKQVDGLSTSLKSAEETLQTKENQFTEQQLQSSQQMEELQTQMMASQDEVRRLKAEINAKEEQLVQLKTETSTHSGLFQEEIERLTKQIQNMESSLQIAKEQVQAKEDLMAKQEHESTLQIEALKEHSVVLEENINQLKEKIQTKESEVAVLKVESHKETEMLQNEIQTLKDQMQSLSESLKTSTKQVQAQEELLAQKDLEISQEKETFKTMIAASEGEIAKLKEQIHIKEEQLVTLKNESGVNSDMLQQEISSLKNELDKTSHSLTEAEERVQSQLVMLKNQEQESAHQKELLQQQLSASEDVVRQIREEIQAKEELMALLKSDSSEQAHLLNQEIHSLKEQVETLGSSLRNVEDKMQSKDLLLAEKQQENTELREALQGLQGNVKQVEILQKQISSYKEEIEKLNKSQCEKESLLQAQEKLQEEVKTISLKLTAKEQMLLETKQECAQQIDILQEQLHSAIAELTQHKENAAHRLQKVVQELEVATLKKNETLIEKEILMAKILQAEKDQKALEKRAEAMIFETERLTQANQAIERENTACRKLESVLQQEIEMLKKDNEKLLKDREKVEETEVLMRDLQEQLSAKSVAVEHYKAQMEKAVSHYNGKKQLLQKSEEEMANLRHSLEIQDHKVKTAAMENKQLQLDLEKAQTNEKNLLKTVASLEAQLAFADRNLRAQNKIHGSDGRSTESCYLAIPDTCSSVDVRTQVKRTMSSDSLDNSSLEDSLNTTRKLSAPEESSTPLVRSSERLAAKRRALQTESLETLYFTPNTKPINRTSSGHNMELDSAQKNPTSSVKRRRTTQKTPGCGEDDETFYSLASARSQPNLSSAHSARPVSMELFDTPASDPLNSLPGLRRSTVHSQTTSTFCVRTENEPEGGPEDWMRIAELQARNKACLPHLKSSYPVESETGRGGAFIFTDEELRTGDPSDTIRRASMIPSQLKDSLASHRHSFMVGQTSASASTRSHRLSLMPGQLSSNTVSSAKLRSPNGTKRASSMLSVHQNSPEKKVKASCFPRPLTPKNRNVNSGSSSSQLHPVLSPADRRQSMMFTIDNTPNNKTNNYLRKGLNKLRNSTRKSPGKISKKSPGQTAARKYQENIPSGNSRAGLGRTSRAGNFKSPQVVTKGQKKSPQTTSRSAKSPGLTGSARKKQVVINEENLAGNLKR, encoded by the exons ATGACGATCAACTTGGGTGTTAAGGCTCTTCTCGCCTGG GTCAACAGCATAAAACTGTCCGACCATGAAATGACGATGGACGATTTACACGATGGGACAGTTTTACTGAAACTTGTTTACATGCT aAAGAAGCAACCCAGCCCTTGTTTCACTAATTCTGAAGATCGCTTCCAGCTCATTGCAGACTTTGTGGATA GAGATTGCAGATTTGGTGCAGCCAAGGGCACTTCATTATCTTGGGACAATATAAGGAATGGCACCAACCTGACAATAGAAATTGCAAAG GTGCTTCTTTTGCTTGTATACCATGACATGATGAATGACCGCAGTACTCTCAACATGTTGGATTGCGATGTAGAG CGAGAGATAGCAAACCTAACTGGTTCCTATGTGATGGAGAGTGAAGGCTGTGTTTATCTGAGCAATGGACTTGATGCATATTTGGCAAGGAGAC ATTTGCCCGTCTGTCGTGAAATATTTGAGAGATCAGCAACCACTTCTTCCTCCAATATGTCAACTATCTCCTCGGTCTCAGATGACGAGTCTCCCGTATTTCATCGCACacacaaaattacatttgtggACATGCAAACAGTGGCTTCTTCCTCTGTCAG CAAATCTCCTCTGCAAGATATTATGAACACACCTAAATTTCAGTTGAGGAAGATGCAGCGGCAGATGATCAAGGACAGAGACTACAGAGACAGTTTGGAGAGAGAGCTGTCCAGCAAGCTTGCACTTATTTCACAGAGAG AGTCCCACATTAGCCAGCTGCAGTACCGCCTGGATAAGCTGAAAGAAGAGCAAAGTGATCAGGAACAGTTAACCAGGGACCAAATCAGTGAGCTTGAGATGAAGAACAACAC gTTACAAATGCGCCTTAATGAGATGCTAAAGCAAAATAAAGACCTGAAAAGCACATCTTCACTTATGGAGCGCAAAGTTGATGAGCTGACAGATGAGAATGGTGTACTCTCGTCGCAG GTGAGAACAGTGTATTCGCAGCTTGCTACCTTTGAGGCAGAAGTTGGCCGACTGACAGAATCCCAGGCATCAGCTCAGGAGGAgtggagaaacaaaacaagccaCTTACAGTCTGAACTCAACCAAGCTACTGCTCAAAAG GATCTACTGACCGAACAGATTCAGATCCTCCAGGGAAAGATTTCCTGTTTGGAGGATGAAATAAGCAGGGCCACCAGGGAAGAAGTAGGAGAGAATATGGGGCCAATAATGGAG AGAGAAATGTTTGAGACTGAAATCAACAATTTGAAGAATGAACTGGAGAGTGCATTTAGCTCCCTGAAAAGGGCTGAGGTGGAGATTCAGGTCAAGTCACAGCAGCTGGCAGACTACGGACAACAAATCACCCAACAGAAAGAGCACCTGGAGCAACAGAAATTGAAAACCGAAGAAATTATACAAGCCAAAGATGAAATTCTGGACAAGTTGCAAAAGGAGAttgcagagcagagagcagtCCTTCAGCAAGAGATACAGGATCTTCATCTTAAACTGGAGCAGGCTGAGCAGCAGAGAACTGAGCAGATGACCAGACTACAGCAGCATATTGCTGCTTGTGAACAAGAAATtgataaactaaaaaaaataaaaaaagaaaaagaagatctTCTAAAccagacagaagaaaaagtgaaagatcTTGAGACAAAGTTGTCAGCTGCTAGTTCTCTCTTGGCTGATAAAGAAGAACAAATTAAAAGCCTCAGAGAAGAAGTTGACATTCTTACAGATGAGACTAAAAAAACGAAAGAGGAAATTCAAATCAAAGACGAAATGCTTACCAGTTTAAGTCTGGAGAAATCTAATGAGCAAAAAGTTCTTCATAATCACATCCAGACTTTAACAGTCCAAGTGGATGACCTTAGCTCATCTCTCAAACAGGCAGAGCAGAAAATTCAAATGGAGCAGGATCTGCTGGCAAAAACCCAACAAGAGCATGTGCAACAAAGGGAGTCACTACAACAAAAGATTGTaagctgtgaagaaaaagtTCAGATGCTTAATGTAGAGATCCAAGTCAAAAATGAGCAGCTCGTCAAGCTACAGAATGACACTGCTCAGCAGTCTGAATTGATGGAACAAGAGATTCATGATCTAAAAGGTCACCTAGAAAGTCTGAATATCTCTCTTGCAAATGCTAAAGAACAAATTGAAGCTCAGCAGGCTATGCTTACCAAGCAAGAGCAGGAGAGTGCTCATCAGAAAGAGCTTCTCCAGGAACAACTGTCTGCCTCTGAAGAGTGCGTAAGGAGCATGAAGGAGGAGATCcagacaaaagaggaagaaatgaacGCGCTGAAAAATCAAAGTTCAGAGCAGGCAGAAGTACTAAATCAAGAGATCCAAGACTTGAAGAAACAGGTTGATGGTCTTGGTACTTCACTGAAGGCTGCTGAAGAAACTTTGCAAACCAAGGAAAATCAGTTTACTGAACAGCAGCTACAGAGCAGTCAGCAGATGGAAGAACTGCAGACGCAGATGATGGCATCTCAGGATGAGGTGAGGAGGCTAAAAGCTGAGATTAACGCTAAGGAGGAACAGTTGGTTCAGTTAAAGACTGAGACATCTACACACTCTGGATTGTTTCAGGAGGAAATTGAACGCCTcactaaacaaatacaaaacatggaGAGTTCTCTTCAGATTGCCAAGGAGCAGGTTCAGGCCAAAGAAGACTTGATGGCCAAGCAGGAGCATGAGAGCACTTTGCAGATTGAGGCACTTAAAGAACAAAGTGTTGTTCTTGAAGAGAATATTAATCAGCTGAAGGAGAAGATTCAAACTAAAGAGAGCGAAGTAGCTGTGTTGAAGGTTGAGagccacaaagagacagaaatgctACAGAATGAGATCCAAACTCTCAAAGATCAAATGCAAAGTTTGAGTGAGTCACTGAAAACTTCCACAAAGCAGGTTCAGGCACAAGAGGAGCTACTGGCTCAGAAGGATCTAGAGATTTCtcaggaaaaagaaacatttaaaaccatgATAGCAGCCTCTGAGGGGGAGATCGCCAAGCTTAAAGAACAGATCCACATTAAAGAGGAACAACTGGTCACACTAAAAAATGAGAGCGGCGTAAATTCTGACATGCTCCAGCAAGAGATCAGCTCTCTGAAAAATGAACTGGATAAAACGAGCCATTCTCTTACAGAGGCTGAAGAAAGAGTTCAGGCTCAGCTTGTGATGCTGAACGACCAAGAGCAGGAGAGTGCTCATCAGAAAGAGCTTCTCCAGGAACAACTGTCTGCCTCTGAAGAGTGCGTAAGGAGCATGAAGGAGGAGATCcagacaaaagaggaagaaatgaacCTGTTAAAAAATCAAAGTTCAGAGCAGGCAGAAGTACTAAATCAAGAGATCCGAGACTTGAAGAAACAGGTTGATGGTCTTAGTACTTCACTAAAGTCTGCTGAAGAAACTTTGCAAACCAAGGAAAATCAGTTTACTGAACAGCAGCTACAGAGCAGTCAGCAGATGGAAGAACTGCAGACGCAGATGATGGCATCTCAGGATGAGGTGAGGAGGCTAAAAGCTGAGATTAACGCTAAGGAGGAACAGTTGGTTCAGTTAAAGACTGAGACATCTACACACTCTGGATTGTTTCAGGAGGAAATTGAACGCCTcactaaacaaatacaaaacatggaGAGTTCTCTTCAGATTGCCAAGGAGCAGGTTCAGGCCAAAGAAGACTTGATGGCCAAGCAGGAGCATGAGAGCACTTTGCAGATTGAGGCACTTAAAGAACACAGTGTTGTTCTTGAAGAGAATATTAATCAGCTGAAGGAGAAGATTCAAACTAAAGAGAGCGAAGTAGCTGTGTTGAAGGTTGAGagccacaaagagacagaaatgctACAGAATGAGATCCAAACTCTCAAAGATCAAATGCAAAGTTTGAGTGAGTCACTGAAAACCTCCACAAAGCAGGTTCAGGCACAAGAGGAGCTACTGGCTCAGAAGGATCTAGAGATTTCtcaggaaaaagaaacatttaaaaccatgATAGCAGCCTCTGAGGGGGAGATCGCCAAGCTTAAAGAACAGATCCACATTAAAGAGGAACAACTGGTCACACTAAAAAATGAGAGTGGTGTAAATTCTGACATGCTCCAGCAAGAGATCAGCTCTCTGAAAAATGAACTGGATAAAACGAGCCATTCTCTTACAGAGGCTGAAGAAAGAGTTCAGTCTCAGcttgtgatgctgaaaaaccaAGAGCAGGAGAGTGCTCATCAGAAAGAGCTCCTGCAGCAACAACTGTCTGCCTCTGAGGATGTGGTGAGGCAGATAAGAGAGGAGATCCAAGCTAAAGAGGAACTGATGGCGTTGTTAAAGTCTGACAGCTCAGAGCAGGCACATTTGCTAAATCAAGAGATCCACAGTTTAAAAGAACAGGTGGAGACTCTTGGGTCTTCCCTGAGGAACGTGGAAGACAAAATGCAATCCAAAGATCTTCTGTTGgctgaaaaacagcaggaaaacactgaactgaGAGAGGCACTCCAGGGTCTACAGGGGAATGTCAAACAAGTGGAGATTCTGCAGAAACAGATTTCCTCCTACAAGGAAGAGAttgaaaagttaaataaatctcagtgtgagaaagagagtcTCCTTCAGGCTCAAGAGAAGCTTCAAGAGGAGGTGAAAACCATTTCTCTAAAACTTACCGCCAAGGAGCAGATGTTACTTGAAACTAAACAGGAATGTGCTCAACAGATAGACATCCTCCAGGAGCAGCTACACTCGGCAATTGCGGAACTGActcaacacaaagaaaatgcagCCCACAGACTACAAAAAGTGGTACAAGAGTTGGAGGTTGctactttaaagaaaaatgagactcttattgaaaaagaaatactCATGGCAAAGATACTCCAGGCAGAAAAGGATCAAAAAGCTCTGGAGAAACGAGCTGAAGCCATGATCTTTGAGACTGAGAGACTGACTCAAGCCAATCAGGCcatagagagagaaaacacagcctGTCGTAAACTGGAATCTGTGCTACAGCAGGAGATAGAAATGCTGAAAAAGGACAATGAGAAACTcttgaaagacagagaaaaggtaGAAGAAACTGAGGTGCTAATGAGAGACCTGCAGGAACAGCTCTCAGCTAAATCAGTGGCTGTAGAACACTACAAGGCTCAG ATGGAGAAGGCAGTGAGTCACTACAACGGCAAGAAGCAGCTTCTCCAGAAAAGCGAAGAGGAAATGGCTAATCTGAGGCATTCCTTAGAGATTCAAGATCACAAAGTCAAAACGGCTGCAATGGAAAACAAGCAACTTCAGTTGGATTTGGAAAAGGCTCAAACCAACGAGAAGAACCTTTTGAAGACGGTGGCCAGTTTGGAGGCACAG TTGGCCTTCGCTGACCGCAACCTGCgggcacaaaataaaatccatggAAGTGACGGCAGATCAACAGAGTCATGTTACCTGGCGATTCCTGATACATGTTCAAGTGTTGATGTGAGAACACAGGTGAAGAGGACCATGAGCTCTGACAGTCTGGATAACAGCTCTCTGGAAGATTCTCTGAACACCACAAG GAAACTCTCAGCACCTGAAGAATCAAGCACACCGCTTGTTCGCAGTTCAGAGCGTCTGGCAGCCAAACGCCGAGCTCTGCAGACTGAGTCACTGGAAACCTTGTATTTTACACCAAACACAAAACCAATCAACAG AACCAGTTCAGGACACAATATGGAATTGGATTCAGCCCAGAAAAATCCAACTTCATCTGTGAAACGACGCAGGACCACGCAG AAAACACCAGGCTGTGGTGAAGATGATGAGACTTTCTATAGTCTGGCCTCAGCTCGCTCCCAACCAAACCTTTCAAGTGCCCACTCTGCACGACCTGTGTCTATGGAGCTGTTTGACACTCCTGCCAGTGACCCGCTCAACAGTCTTCCAGGGTTGAGACGAAGCACAGTTCATTCACAGA CCACTAGTACATTCTGTGTGAGGACAGAAAATGAGCCAGAAGGTGGACCTGAAGATTGGATGAGAATTGCTGAGCTTCAGGCCAGGAACAAGGCCTGCCTTCCCCACTTAAAGAGCAGCTACCCTGTTGAGTCTGAG ACTGGCCGTGGTGGTGCATTCATTTTTACAGATGAAGAACTGCGTACAGGAGACCCATCAGACACAATCCGTCGGGCATCCATGATACCTAGCCAGCTGAAAGATTCTCTTGCCTCGCATCGGCACTCCTTCATGGTGGGACAGACAAGTGCTTCAGCCAGCACTCGATCCCACCGTTTGTCTTTGATGCCCGGCCAGCTGTCATCAAATACTGTCAGCTCTGCTAAGCTGAGAAGCCCGAATGGCACAAAGCGGGCTTCATCTATGTTATCTGTACATCAGAATTCACCAGAG AAAAAGGTGAAGGCCAGCTGCTTTCCCCGTCCCCTGACTcccaaaaacagaaatgtgaacaGTGGATCGTCCAGTTCTCAGCTTCATCCTGTTCTAAGTCCA GCTGACAGGAGGCAGTCCATGATGTTCACTATTGACAATACCCCCAACAACAAGACCAACAACTACCTAAGGAAAGGGCTGAACAAGCTACGCAATTCCACCAGGAAATCCCCAGGCAAAATTTCAAAGAAATCTCCTGGTCAAACAGCTGCACGAAAGTACCAGGAAAACATTCCTTCAGGAAATTCTCGTGCTGGATTGGGACGAACAAGCAGAGCTGGCAACTTTAAGTCACCACAGGTGGTAACTAAAGGACAGAAGAAGTCTCCTCAAACTACCAGCAGGTCTGCAAAGTCTCCTGGACTGACGGGTAGTGCTCgcaag AAGCAAGTGGtaataaatgaagaaaaccTTGCTGGAAATCTTAAAAG ATGA